Proteins encoded together in one Lathyrus oleraceus cultivar Zhongwan6 chromosome 5, CAAS_Psat_ZW6_1.0, whole genome shotgun sequence window:
- the LOC127084598 gene encoding uncharacterized protein LOC127084598 codes for MELKVLHLSHNVLSHSPSSSQTLASAISSPSSKPRNKFVPCSALFRSRKFVLHRSRSLDQYPLSTTRRRSTIRRAFSASLDSFSDEEFAKKIEDLAFRFQISSENNAIMDLESFEESLKTSLASSSSSGSSKVNFAAEFEPPWNGSHGGEEIMPAIIERKANSVELPFSLRIIKKKLRLKEEFREVGESARCSVKKAFSSMVFIIRELQCFTLQMREALLYEDLQGILERVQREMHASFVWLFQQVFSHTPTLMVYVMILLANFTVHSMSSNNAIAAVAPPVETESIVEFHDNDFQKFDSSVIKSFSVSNGNNTASVDGGSGRGGKFKPVASGFDGDGRFDKTGTGFSNGGVYKTGENEPESVLGKEDEVEETKLWEDMVEEASRMEVDLDREAMKRFVSPVSARIESDDYAEYLRTELVYQTALSQEPNNALLLANYAQFLYIVAHEFDRAEEYFKKAIEVEPPDAESFNKYAMFLWKVKNDLWAAEETYLEAISAEPSNTYYAANYAHFLWNTGGEDTCFPLDNSQEV; via the exons ATGGAACTTAAGGTTTTGCACTTGTCGCATAATGTTCTATCTCATTCTCCATCTTCATCACAAACTTTAGCTTCAGCAATTTCATCTCCTTCATCCAAACCTCGAAACAAATTCGTTCCATGTTCAGCTTTGTTTCGATCCAGAAAGTTTGTTCTTCACAGGTCTCGATCTTTGGATCAATACCCACTTTCTACTACACGAAGGAGAAGTACTATTAGAAGGGCTTTCAGTGCAAGCTTAGATTCGTTCTCTGATGAAGAATTTGCGAAGAAAATCGAAGATTTAGCTTTCAGGTTCCAGATTTCAAGCGAGAACAATGCGATTATGGATTTGGAAAGTTTCGAAGAGAGTTTAAAAACAAGTTtagcttcttcttcttcttcggGTTCTTCGAAGGTTAACTTTGCGGCAGAGTTTGAACCGCCTTGGAACGGAAGCCATGGCGGTGAGGAAATCATGCCGGCGATAATTGAACGGAAAGCGAACAGCGTGGAGCTTCCGTTTTCGTTGCGGATTATAAAAAAGAAGCTGAGATTGAAAGAAGAGTTCAGAGAGGTAGGTGAATCGGCGCGTTGTTCAGTGAAGAAAGCTTTTTCTTCCATGGTTTTCATCATCAGAGAGCTTCAATGTTTCACTTTACAAATGAGAGAGGCTCTTCTCTACGAGGATTTACAAGGGATTCTCGAAAGGGTACAAAGGGAAATGCACGCTTCATTCGTGTGGCTATTTCAACAAGTTTTCTCTCATACACCGACTTTAATGGTTTATGTTATGATTCTCTTAGCAAATTTTACAGTTCATTCAATGTCAAGCAACAACGCTATCGCCGCCGTTGCTCCGCCGGTTGAGACGGAATCTATCGTCGAGTTTCACGATAATGACTTTCAGAAATTCGATTCGTCTGTGATTAAATCGTTCTCTGTATCAAACGGAAATAACACGGCTTCGGTCGACGGAGGAAGCGGCCGAGGCGGGAAATTCAAACCGGTAGCGAGTGGGTTCGATGGGGATGGCCGGTTTGATAAAACCGGAACCGGTTTTTCAAATGGAGGTGTTTATAAAACAGGGGAAAATGAACCGGAGTCGGTTTTAGGAAAAGAAGATGAAGTAGAAGAAACGAAACTATGGGAAGATATGGTGGAAGAAGCTTCTAGAATGGAAGTGGATTTAGATCGAGAAGCAATGAAACGATTCGTTTCACCGGTTTCTGCTAGGATTGAATCTGATGATTATGCTGAGTATTTGAGAACAGAACTTGTTTATCAAACCGCGTTATCTCAAGAACCAAACAATGCTCTCTTACTCGCAAATTATGCTCAGTTTCTTTACATCGTTGCACATGAATTTGACAG GGCAGAGGAATACTTCAAAAAAGCTATAGAAGTGGAGCCACCGGATGCTGAGTCGTTTAACAAATACGCAATGTTTTTATGGAAAGTGAAAAACGATTTGTGGGCTGCTGAGGAGACATATTTGGAGGCAATTTCGGCTGAACCTAGTAACACTTATTATGCTGCAAACTATGCTCATTTTCTATGGAATACTGGTGGAGAGGATACGTGTTTTCCTCTTGATAATTCTCAAGAAGTTTAA